TATGAAGTGTTGAGGGAAGCGACGGACAAGCTGGGATTCGGATTGTATGTCATCGCGATTCCGGAGTTGTTCGACCGTCCGAATGTCTATTCCTATGAAGATGACACCGAACGGTTTACCGCCTTCCAGATTGCCTTTTTGAACTGGTTGATCGAAAGCGGGCAACGTCCGGACCTGCTGCACTGCCACGACCATCATACGGGGTTGATCCCGTTTATGGTGCAGCATTGCTATAATTACCATGAGCTTCAACGTACGCCCTTGGTCGTGACCATCCATAATGGGCAATACCAGGGATGGTTTGGGTTCGATAAGTTGCACTACCTTCCTGACTTCGATCGCTCGCGTACCGGTTTCCTTGAATGGGGTGGCATGATCAACCCGCTGGCCGCTGCCATCAAATGTGCGTGGAAAGTCACGACTGTGTCGCCCAGCTACCTCGATGAGATCGCAAGTTCGGCCAACGGACTCGAAAACCTCCTGCGCTGGGAACGACCGAAATCAGTGGGATTGTTGAACGGCATCGACACGGAAGTCTGGAACCCTGCGACCGACCCGATGCTGGCGGCCCATTACGATAGCGCAACTGCGGCAGCAGGAAAGAAAGCCAATAAGGAACACCTTTGCTCCCAATTCGGACTTGATCCGGAACGGCCCCTTTTCGTTTTTATCGGACGTTTGGTGCATGAAAAAGGCGCCGATTTATTGCCTACCGCATTTGGACATTCGCTTACGCATTACCAGGACGCCATTAGCCTGTTGGTGCTCGGTTCGGGGGATCCGTCGGTCGAACAGCAACTCGAAACGCTGAAGGCGTATTTTCCCTCCAGCTATAACGCCTACATCGGCTACAATGAAACCTTGTCACATTTGATGTATGCCGGCGCCGACTTCCTCCTGATGCCCTCGCGGGTAGAACCGTGTGGCCTCAACCAGATGTATGCGCTACGATACGGTACGGTTCCGATCGTACGACGAACGGGCGGACTCAAAGATACCGTGATTGACTTCGGTGATGGTGGATTTGGCATTTGCCATGACCAGGCCAGCGTTTTTGACATCAATTATTCCATCGACCGTGCAATGGGATTATATGCTGACGAGGCGCGGTTTGCGTCGATCCGCGATTATGTTATGGGCATCGACCATTCGTGGGATGCCGTGGCCGACGATTATATACGACTATACCAATCTTTACAATAAACCATGAGCAAAAGTACATTAGCCATTATTCTCGGCGGCGGACAAGGATCGCGCCTGGCGCCCCTGACGGAAAGTCGTTCGAAGCCCGCCGTACCGATTGCGGGTAAATACCGACTGGTCGACATCCCGATTTCGAATTGTATCAATTCGGATATCAAGCGGATGTTCGTCCTGACGCAGTTCAACTCGGCGTCCCTTAACCAACACATTAAGAACACCTATCATTTCAGTCATTTCAGTACGGCCTTCGTCGACATTCTCGCGGCGGAGCAGACGGTTGAAAACCCCGGCTGGTTCCAGGGGACGGCGGATGCGGTGCGACAGTGTATGACCCATTTCCTGAACCACGAGTTCGACTACGCGCTGATCTTGTCGGGTGACCAGTTGTATCAGATGAACTTCAACGATATGATCGCCGCCCACGCTGCCAGTGGGGCCGATATTTCGATTGCGACCTTACCGGTAACGGCGAAAGAAGCACCCGAATTCGGTATTTTGAAGACCGACGGACAGAATTTCATCACCTCATTCGTTGAGAAGCCGCATGCGGATCTGTTGCCGCATTGGACGTCGGAGACCAGCGACGAAATGAAGGCGGAAAACCGTCATTTCCTGGCGTCGATGGGTATCTATATTTTCAATCGCGATTTGCTGGTGGAATTGATGTCGGACCCCGACACTAAAGACTTTGGAAAGGAAATCATTCCGCAGGCGATCGGCCACCGACGCGTGCTGAGCTTCCCGTATGAAGGCTACTGGACCGACATCGGAAACATCGATTCGTTCTTCGAGGCGAACCTGGGCCTTACGGACGATATTCCGAAGTTCAACCTGTTTGACAATTCGAGTAAGATCTATACCCGTGCCCGCGTGCTGCCGCCGTCGAAAATTGGAGGGAAAACCTCTTTGGAACGTACGGTTTTGGCGGAAGGATGTATCATCAACGGCGCGCATATCGAGCACTCGGTCATCGGCATCCGAAGCCGGATCGGGCGAGATTGTGTCATCCGCAATTCGTACCTGATGGGTAATGATTACTATCAAAACCTCGACGAAATCACCCATAATGACGAACGCCATGTCATCAATATCGGTATCGGAGAACGCTGCCAGATCAACAATGCCATCATCGATAAGAACTGCCGGATCGGCAACGATGTGCGGCTGGAAGGCGGACCGCATCTTCCGAATACGGCGACGCCATTGTATGCCATCAAAGACGGTATCATCGTGGTTAAGAAAGGTGTTACGCTGCCGGACGGTTTCTGCGTGCCGGAGTAACCCCTCTTTTACATAACAAAGGGCTACCAAATGGTAGCCCTTTTTGTTGTGGTGCCCTAACCGTTATTTCGCGTAGACGTCAAGATACGACTTGATTTTTGCCATATCGTCATTGTTAAGTTTGGCTTTAGGCTGCATCTCGGCGAGAATGGGCTTCCATTCGGTTTTAGAGAAATCGTTCGGTGCGAACAACTTGTGGCATTTGCCGCAGTTGTTTTCATACAATTGGTGTCCTTCTTCCTGTTGTGCCGTTAAAGGCGCAGCGGGTGCCGGAGGAGGTGGCGGCGGTGGAGCCGCTTTGCCGGCGCCGCAGGAAACGGCCATGGCCGCGAGTGCGCATCCGGCGAGTAAACGGAGTGTCTTCATCGTGTTTGGTTTCGGTAAATATAAAAAAAGCATCCGGATCGGATGCTTTTGGTGGTTCGTTTACTTGACGTCCATCAACTCGACGTCGAAAATCAGGACGGCGTTCGGCGGGATAACGCCCCCTGCACCGGCCGAGCCATACCCGAGGTGCGGCGGGATCACGAAGCGCGCTTTGTCGCCTATGCGAAGTAGGGCGATGCCTTCGTCCCACCCTTCGATTACCATTCCGCGACCGAGTGGGAATTCGATCGGCTTTTTGCGGCTGTAGGAATTATCGAAGATGCGCCCGTTTTCGAGTTGGCCGCTATAGTGTACGGATACTGTTTTTCCTTTTTCCGCCTGTTTTCCGTTTCCTTTCTGAATGAATTGGTAGCGCAAACCGCTTTCCGTTTTCTCGAATCCGGCGGCAAGTGCCTCCAGACGGCTTTCGGCGGCGGCACGTTCGGCGGCCAGTCTTTTTTCGCGTGAGCCTTCGAACGTACGGAACGCTTCGACCGCATTCCATTTTGCGGCTTCGTCGCCTACGCGGACGATTTCGACGCTGTCGAGCGAATCGCCCTGTGCAATGCTATCGACGACCTCCTGCCCTTCTACGACGGTTCCGAAGACGGTGTGTTTGTCGTCAAGCCACGGTGTTGCCACGTGGGTGATGAAGAATTGGGAACCGTTCGTTCCGGGTCCGGCGTTTGCCATTGACAGCACTCCTGGACCGTCATGACGCAGGTCGGGGTGGAATTCATCGTCGAACTTGTAGCCCGGGCCTCCGGTGCCGACTCCGTCCGGGCATCCGCCCTGGATCATAAAATCGGGAATAACCCGGTGGAATTTGAGTCCGTCATAATACGGTTTCCCTTGCGGGCGCGCCGTATTCTCGAGGTTTCCTTCTGCGAGTGCCACGAAGTTACCAACGGTACCTGGTGTGAGTTCGGGCGTGAGCTTCACGGTGATGCTGCCCTTTGGTGTATTGAATTTTGCGTAAATGCCGTTTTCCATATTTGCTTAAATTGGACGCAAAATTACGGAATCGGGATGTCATTACAAGCAAAAGCCAAAAGCTTCACCCTTACGGCAGCGATTTTATCGTTTGCATCTGCCTATGGGCAGACCTTTTTTGTGAACCGGCTTATTGACGTTCCGATAGAGAACCGTTTGTATAGCGTGGAGTTGTCGACGGGCGTAGCGACAGAAATTTCCATTTGCCCACCCTACCTGGCCCCTGACAACGCTCCGGACCTACAGTATCTTGACATGGCAGAGGATGCGAATGGCAACCTGTGGTTCGTGACGGGGACCGGCGCCCTGTACCGATACGAACCTTCCACCGGGGACTGTAAATACAAAGGTACGTTTGGACAGGTCATCAATGCACTTGAAGCCGATGTGCTAGGGCACCTCTATGCCGCCGGAAACCAAAACGGCATCTGTACGCTGCTTCGATATGATATCGCCTCGCAGGTCTTCTCGACCATCGGTGATTTTAATCCCGGAGTGTATTCATCGGGTGATTTGTTCTATTTTGAGAATCGGTTGTTTCTGTGCTGCATGAACGATAGTATGACAGCGGGCAGCCTTGTGGAAGTAAATGTGGTAACGCCCAGTCAAAGTTGTGGTGTTATGGAGTTGGGGCCGGTGCTCCCCTTTGGCGCCTTCACCCTGACGACCGGTGGCGTGTCGCAACCTTACCTTGTAAGCTATGAAGGACCCGCCTCATTTAGCGTGCGGGCCCTTGACGTCACCAATGAAACGGTCGGAAGTGTGCTGTTTTCGCTGCCTTTTACGGTGGTGGGTGCCGCTCGTTTTTACCCACAATCGAACACTCCGTTACCCTGCTTTACCGGTCTTCCTGATTTCGACAGAAGCGATTGCCTTCAGCTTACCAACCCGGTCAGGGAGCGGATTGCGATAACGACGGATTTACAACCGGAGTTCATCGACGGTAGTCTCTTATATGACGCGACCGGACGTGTTGTTAAACGGTCGGGTGCCGGACAGGTGCCCGATTTTGACGTGTCGGCCATTGAGGAAGGGATGTATTTTTTGGAAGTACACCTTGCGGATGGCAGTCGTTGTGGCAAAACGGTCATCGTCAGGCGGTGAACCGGGGGCAGTCGCAGTAGGCAGTGGACAGTGGACAGTGGGCAGTGGGCAGTGGGCAGTAGGCGGGGTTCGGTTGATTCATTACCTTTGCGCCATGCGAATCGACATTATTACGGTATTACCGGAACTGCTTCGGAGTCCGTTTGAGGGCTCCATCATGAAACGCGCCATCCAGAAGGGATTGGTGGAGGTGCACATCCATAATTTGCGCGATTATACGACCCAGAAACAGAAATCGGTGGACGATTACCAGTTTGGCGGCGGTGCCGGGATGGTGATGATGATCCAGCCGATCGACGATTGCATTACGAAGCTGAAATCGGAACGTACGTACGATGAAATCATTTACATGACGCCGGATGGGGAAACCCTGAACCAGCAAATGGCGAACCGGATGTCGTCGTATGAAAACATCATTATTTTGTGCGGACATTATAAAGGTGTGGACCAACGGGTGCGCGACCACTTTATCACGAAGGAGATTTCGATTGGCGATTATGTGCTGAGTGGCGGCGAGTTGGGCGCTTTGGTGCTATCGGATGCGTTGATACGCCTGATACCGGGCGTGTTGAGCGACGAAACATCGGCGCTGACCGACAGTTTCCAGGACAACCTGCTGGCGCCACCTGTTTACACGCGCCCGGCTGAATACAAAGGTTGGAAAGTGCCGGAGGTGCTGTTGAGCGGACACGCGGCGAAAATCGAGCAGTGGCGGGAGGAAATGGCGTATACGCATACGAAAGAGCGGCGACCGGACCTGCTGGAGAAGGGTTGAGTTTTGAGGGTTGAGTTTTGAGTTCTTGGCTTCAAAATTTTGATTGTTACTCTTTTAGGGAGGTGCCGTCGTCAGGCAACGGGACGTTTTAGCCCGTCAGAGGTTCACTTTTTAAACCCAAAATGAGTAAGTATCGTGAACTTACGATGTTACGTGTAAAAAAACTCAAAACTCAACACCCAAAACTCAAAACTAATTCTTACTTTTGCCACCGCATTGGCCCAACCTCTGGCGAGAATCGTGAAAGTTGCGCTGAGTTAAACATTTAAACCATCATTGTCATGGCAGATTTGATGACGTTCGTAGAGAACGAATTTATCGCAAAAAAAGACTTTCCTGAATTCAGCGCGGGTGATACCATCACCGTGTACTATGAAATCAAGGAAGGTGAAAAAACACGTACGCAGTTTTTCAAAGGCGTCGTAATCCAACGCAGAGGTTCAGGTTTGACCGAAACGTTTACCATCCGCAAAATGTCAGGTGCTGTAGGTGTAGAGCGTATCTTCCCTGTAAACCTGCCTGCTTTGCAGAAAATCGAAATCAACAAAAAAGGTCACGTGCGTCGCGCCCGTATCTTCTACTTCCGCGAACTTACTGGTAAAAAAGCTAAGATTAAGGATAAAAGGATGTAAGAGGCCTTGTAGTGAAAATAAGATCCCGTCATTTGGCGGGATTTTTTTTTGGGGCCGCGAAGGCGCGAAGACACGAAGAATAGCGTATGGTGTGAAAGCAGTTTAAAAATATGGAGATCTGGCTTTTGAGGAAGGGGCTATGAAGGTTTCATGCCGCGAAGGCGCGAAGACACGAAGAATAGCGTATGGTGTGAAAGCAGTTTAAAAATATGGAGATCTGGCTTTTGAGGAAGGGGTTGTGAAGGTTTCATGCCACGAAGGCGCGAAGACACGAAGATTAGTTTTGTGAGAACGTGTTTGAAAATACACACGATCTCGCTTTTTAGGAATGACGTAGTGAAGGTTTCATGCCACGGAGGCGCGAAGGCACGAAGCATATTTCTGCGCGAAAGCTTAGTGAAGTTTTCCTGCCACGAAGGTGCGAAGGCACGAAGCGCGACACATGAAATCAAATCCGATTACCGTAAAACGCAACCGTTCCCGTCTGCCAAATTTATACGCCACACTTTGGGTCCTCATGGAAAAAAATCGCCAATACCCCTATTTCGGTGCTGAAGGAACGAAGGCCAAGCCCAAACCGATGGCGCCTTCGCCGTTTTTTAGTACCTTCGCACTATGCCTGAAACAACAGAAAATTGGTTCGCCTCTTGGTTCGACACCCCGTATTATCACATATTGTATAAGAACCGGGATTATACCGAGGCGCAACTGTTTATCGATACCATCACCCAATACCTGAACCTCGAACCCGGCTCGCGCGTGCTCGATCTGGCCTGCGGAAAAGGACGCCACTCTATCTATCTCAACCAGTTAGGCTATGACGTTACCGGCGTCGACCTTTCCGCTAATAACATTGCGGAGGCCAGCCGGTCGGCGAATGATACCCTGCGGTTCGAACGGCACGACATGCGCGAACCCTTCCCGGGCAAATTTGAAGCCGTGTTCAACCTGTTTACCAGCTTTGGGTATTTCGACGATGATAACGATAACCTGCGTACGCTCCGCGCCATCCAGCAAAACCTCACCGAATCGGGGTTGGCGGTCATCGATTTCATGAACGTCGAAGCCGTATTGCCGCACCTCGTGCCCGAAGAGACCAAAACCATCGACGGCATCGATTTCCATATACGGAAAGCGTTTGACGGGCGTTATATCCTGAAACACATCGACTTCACGGCCGACAACCAGTCGTATTCCTTCACAGAAAAAGTACGCGCGTTCACCCTCGCCGATTTCGAAGCCATGATCGAAGAAACCGGCAGCTACCTGCTTGATGTCTTCGGCGATTACAAACTTCGGAAATACCATAAGTCCGAAAGTCCACGCCTCATCTTAGTTTTCAAATGATCCGCTACCTCCTGCCCTTCCTGGCTGTTATTCTCGGATATACGGGCATGTTATTCTTCCGTCCGGAGCATCGGGTTGGACTCAAACTATTACTTGCATTTAGCGGTTCTTTCCTTCTGTCGGTTACGGTATTACATCTCATTCCGGAAGTGTATGTCGGGGCGACGAATTACCTCATTCCCGGCCTCTGCATCATGGGTGGCATCCTGCTGCAAATTGTGCTTGAGTTCTTCTCACAGGGTGCGGAACACGGCCATACCCACGGACACGGCCGGATGGCGCACATCCCCTGGGCACTTTTTGCCAGCCTTTGCCTGCACGCCTTCCTCGAAGGACTCGCGGTCAACGACAACCAGATGGCCATCGGCATCGCCGTGCACCACCTCCCTATTGCACTGATCCTGACCGGTTTTTTCCTGAATTCGCATCTGGCCAAGCCGGCGATTTTTCTTTTCATGCTGACGTTCGCCGCGATGACGCCGCTGGGCACCTTCCTGGCAACGCAATTGCCCGAAGGGTTGGGTGACCTCCACCGCCCGCTCATGGCACTTGTCATCGGCGTGCTGTTCCACATCTCATCGACCATCATCTTCGAAGCCAGCGAAAACCACAAATTCAACCTCGCCAAAACGGGCATGATCCTCCTCGGCATCGGCCTGGCGGCTTTCCTGTAAGGAGTTTGGGCGTTGCCGCGCTTCACCTATTATCTACACTATCACGTTCGTCCGCGCGGCCGGGCTGTCTGCTATAGCTTTTTGCCTTTGCACATTTCGCGAGGCTACGCACCTACCCGCTCCCTCCTACCGTTCCACAACCGCAGGCAAAAAGGCTGCCGCGCCCATCCCTAACGCGGGTAACTTCTTCCTTGACGTATATGGGAATATCAACAGATGGAGTTTGTCGCACGGGCATTTCCGATTACCTTTGTAAGAACGCTTTGTATATGGCCGATTTCGTCAAAACCACCGAACAACCTTCCCATTACGACCACCTCGAAACCCTGTCGGTGGCCGAACTGCTCGACGGCATCAACCGTGAAGACCAGACCGTTCCGCACGCCGTGCAGAAAGCACTGCCCCAGATCGGCGCACTGGTCGAAACTGTCGTATCGCAACTGCAGAAAGGAGGACGGCTTTTCTACATCGGCGCCGGCACATCGGGTCGCCTGGGTATCGTCGACGCTTCTGAATGTCCGCCTACGTTTGGCGTGCCGCACGACCTGGTCAACGGCATCATCGCCGGGGGCGACACCGCCATCCGACGCGCCGTAGAAAACGCCGAAGACGATCGCGAACAGGCGTGGCGTGACCTCGACGCAGCCGGTATCGGAACACACGACGTGGTCATTGGCATCGCGGCATCGGGCACCACACCGTATGTCATCGGTGGACTCGAAGCCTGCAACGCGCGTGGCATCCTGACCGGGTGTATCACGTGCAACGAAGGGAGTCCGTTGGCGCTCACCGCCCAGTTTCCCGTTGTCGTAGTCGTGGGACCTGAGTTCGTAACCGGCAGTTCGCGCATGAAAGCCGGCACCGCCCAAAAACTGGTATTGAACATGATTTCGACCGCTACCATGATCCGGCTGGGCCGCGTGAAAGGCAATAAGATGGTTGACATGCAACTCAGCAACGATAAACTGGTCGACCGCGGCACCCGTATGATTATGGGTGAAATACCCGTTGGCTATGAAGAAGCGGGCCGTTTGCTGCAAACGAATGGTAGTGTGCGGAAAGCGGTGGAAGCATGGAGAGCGATGAACAATGAACAATGAACGATGAACGATGAACAGTGAACAGTGAACAGTGAACAGTGAGCAGTGAACGATGAACGATGAAGAATGGAGGACGTAGTAAGAATGGAGGATATAGAATGAATCGGCTAATATGAACCGGTTACCCTGAACTATCTACTGTCGACTGTCAACCCTCAACCCTCAACCATCAACCATCAACCATCAACCATCAACCATCAACCATCAACTATCAACTATCAACTATCAACCCCGTGTCTAACCGCCTACTTCTCAATAAAGGAATCAAGTACCTCGCGTTTTCCCTCCCGTTGACCTTCATTGGTCCGTCAGTCATTTACAACGCGTTCATGAACCAGCATACCGCGTGGCACTACCTGGTATTGGCAATCGGGGTTGTAATGTGTTTGGCGGCGATGTTCCTGATGTTCAAGGGTATCATGACGGTCGTTAAAAGTCTTTTTGGAAACTAATGGAAGAATTGCTGTATATCGACCGTGAGTTCGTCCGGGTCAACCTGATCGGGGCGACCATTCAAAACCGCGAGTTTGATGGTTGCACGTTTCGCAACTGCGACTTTTCCCAGACCACCTTCCGCGACTGCAGTTTCATTGACTGTACGTTTCACGACTGCAACCTGTCGATGGCGCAGTTGCCCGCGACTGCGCTGAAAAAAGCCGACTTCGTGGCATGTAAGCTGCTCGGCATCCGTTTCGATGCCTGCGCCGATTTTCTGTTTGAGGTTGGGTTCACCGGCTGCACGCTCGATTACTCCTGGTTTTCCGGTAAGAAAATGACCAAAACCGTTTTCCGCGACAGTTCACTCAAAGGCGTGAACTTTTCGAAAACCGACCTGTCATCGGCTGCTTTCCCGAACTGTGACCTGTCTGACGCGGTTTTTGACGATACCAAACTCGACGGCGCCGACTTCACCGAAGCGCTCCACTATCGGATTGACCCGGACTTTAATTCATTGAAAAAGGCTACATTCCGTGTAGACGGACTCGAGGGCCTTCTGGAAAAATACCAAATCATCATCAAATGAACGCAGGAAACGCCTATCTCGAAAGCGCGCGCAAGCAGTTTCTGTATTACAAAACGTTGGGCGAAAAGGCCATGCGCCAGCTTGAGCCCGAGCAACTGTTCTATTCGCCAAACGACGACACCAACAGTATCGCGGTAATTGTGCAACACGTGGCCGGCAATATGCTCTCGCGCTGGACCGACTTCCTTACCTCAGACGGCGAAAAGGCATGGCGGAACCGCGACGCTGAATTCGTCGACGCTTACGAATCGGTCGACGCACTTTGGCACGACTGGGACAAAGGCTGGGCGTGCCTGTTTGCTGCCGTTGACCCGTTGACCGACGCTGACCTCGACACGATCATTTACATCCGAAACGAAGGCCATACCGTAGTGGAGGCCATCAACCGGCAATTGGCGCACTACCCTTACCACATCGGGCAGATGGTGTTCTTTGCCAAAATGATCAAGCGGGGCGAGTGGGATAGCCTTTCCATTCCGAAGAACAAATCCATCGATTACAATGCCGGTAAGTTCTCAAAAGAGCGAACCATCCGGAATTTCACCGACGACGAACTCGAAAAACTAAGCTGATGCGCCGTATCCCTTTTTATCACTTTTGTTTGACAGCGGCCGTAATGACAACCTTTCTCAGTTGCCTGCCCCAGCCGGAAACCGATTGCAAAGCCTACCATACGGGACGTTTCCGTTTTGAGCTTGACGTTGACGGTGTGAAGAAAAGCACGGTGCTCGACCGAACCGAAAACTTTCAGTATGAGACCTTTGAGGGTAAGACCGACACCGCCAGCGTGCGCTGGGTAAATGACTGTGAGTTCATCCTGCAAGAGCAGCAGCCTAAATCGGTGTTGCCAAAACGTCCGATCCGGATGAAAATCTTGACGACCTCGAAAAATTCCTATACCTTTGAGTACGGTATCGTGGGGGAAAAAGACACCCGCATCGGCACCGCCTACCGAATTCCATAAAACCACACATGTTCGACGTTTTCCTCAATCCCAACGCCTGGATCGCCTTATTTACTCTCACTTTTCTTGAGATTGTCTTAGGCATCGACAACATCATCTTTATCTCCATTACCACCGGCAAGCTGCCCGTGGCCCAACGAAAAAGAGCCACCAAAATCGGTATGTTCCTGGCGATGTTCATGCGGATCGCGCTGCTGTTTGGTATTTCGATCCTCATCGCGATGAAAAAACCGTGGATCAGCTTCGACTTTGGCTGGATGTCGGGTGGTCTGACGGGGCAGAGTCTCATTCTGCTGTTAGGTGGCCTGTTCCTACTGTATAAAAGCACGAAAGAGATACACGAAAAAGTAGAGGAAAAAGGGCAGGAAGAAAAAGAGCTGAAACGCTCTGCGGCACACAGTTTTGGCAACGTCATCTTCCAGATCATCCTGATCGATATCGTATTTTCGTTTGACAGTATCCTGACTGCCGTCGGTATGACCAGCGGCATCGAGGGAGCGCTGCCCATCATGATCCTGGCCGTTGTAATTGCTGTCATCGTGATGATGCAGTTCGCGGTTCCGGTGGGAACCTTTGTAAACAAGCATCCTACCATCCAGATACTGGCACTTTCGTTTCTGGTCCTGATCGGTTTTATGCTGATTGTGGAAGCGGCCCACTATGCCCATTTCCACCTGTTCGATACCGAAGTCACTTCGATTCCGAAAGGGTATCTTTATTTTGCCATCGCCTTCTCCCTCCTTGTTGAGATGCTGAACATGCGGATGAAAAAAAATAAGACCAAATAAGAAGAAACGGCGAAATAGTAACCAACGTCAGTTTTTCTTCCGGCCGATGTGCCGTACCTTTGCGCGAGCCACGATTTTATGCGCCTGATAATTGCCTTAACCGTCTTCTGCCTCCTGGCCAAACCGGCCTTCCCGGTGCTGGAATACGTGTTGCAATATGACTACATTTCAAAGGTGCTGTGCGAGAATAAAGCAAAACCCGAGCTTCACTGTAACGGTAAGTGTCACCTCATGAAAGAGCTTGCCAAAGCCAGTGAGGCCGACAAAAGCGACAGCCACAAACCGAATGACAAAAAAGGGGGCACTTTCGAGCCTGATTGGGTGTTTTTGTTGACACCCTGTGCCACTGCCCTATCCTATACTATTTCGGGTACAAGCCCGATTGCCGTGCACGCAACGCCCCGTTTGTTGCAACCGGCTTTTGGCGA
This genomic interval from Flavobacterium sp. HJ-32-4 contains the following:
- a CDS encoding glycogen synthase, which produces MTFYHISAECYPVAKVGGLADVVGALPKYQKKLGYDARVVMPAYDNKFTRENEFLSVHKGKVRLGWFVFSYEVLREATDKLGFGLYVIAIPELFDRPNVYSYEDDTERFTAFQIAFLNWLIESGQRPDLLHCHDHHTGLIPFMVQHCYNYHELQRTPLVVTIHNGQYQGWFGFDKLHYLPDFDRSRTGFLEWGGMINPLAAAIKCAWKVTTVSPSYLDEIASSANGLENLLRWERPKSVGLLNGIDTEVWNPATDPMLAAHYDSATAAAGKKANKEHLCSQFGLDPERPLFVFIGRLVHEKGADLLPTAFGHSLTHYQDAISLLVLGSGDPSVEQQLETLKAYFPSSYNAYIGYNETLSHLMYAGADFLLMPSRVEPCGLNQMYALRYGTVPIVRRTGGLKDTVIDFGDGGFGICHDQASVFDINYSIDRAMGLYADEARFASIRDYVMGIDHSWDAVADDYIRLYQSLQ
- a CDS encoding glucose-1-phosphate adenylyltransferase, with the translated sequence MSKSTLAIILGGGQGSRLAPLTESRSKPAVPIAGKYRLVDIPISNCINSDIKRMFVLTQFNSASLNQHIKNTYHFSHFSTAFVDILAAEQTVENPGWFQGTADAVRQCMTHFLNHEFDYALILSGDQLYQMNFNDMIAAHAASGADISIATLPVTAKEAPEFGILKTDGQNFITSFVEKPHADLLPHWTSETSDEMKAENRHFLASMGIYIFNRDLLVELMSDPDTKDFGKEIIPQAIGHRRVLSFPYEGYWTDIGNIDSFFEANLGLTDDIPKFNLFDNSSKIYTRARVLPPSKIGGKTSLERTVLAEGCIINGAHIEHSVIGIRSRIGRDCVIRNSYLMGNDYYQNLDEITHNDERHVINIGIGERCQINNAIIDKNCRIGNDVRLEGGPHLPNTATPLYAIKDGIIVVKKGVTLPDGFCVPE
- a CDS encoding cytochrome c, which codes for MKTLRLLAGCALAAMAVSCGAGKAAPPPPPPPAPAAPLTAQQEEGHQLYENNCGKCHKLFAPNDFSKTEWKPILAEMQPKAKLNNDDMAKIKSYLDVYAK
- a CDS encoding peptidylprolyl isomerase; its protein translation is MENGIYAKFNTPKGSITVKLTPELTPGTVGNFVALAEGNLENTARPQGKPYYDGLKFHRVIPDFMIQGGCPDGVGTGGPGYKFDDEFHPDLRHDGPGVLSMANAGPGTNGSQFFITHVATPWLDDKHTVFGTVVEGQEVVDSIAQGDSLDSVEIVRVGDEAAKWNAVEAFRTFEGSREKRLAAERAAAESRLEALAAGFEKTESGLRYQFIQKGNGKQAEKGKTVSVHYSGQLENGRIFDNSYSRKKPIEFPLGRGMVIEGWDEGIALLRIGDKARFVIPPHLGYGSAGAGGVIPPNAVLIFDVELMDVK
- a CDS encoding T9SS type A sorting domain-containing protein, with the protein product MSLQAKAKSFTLTAAILSFASAYGQTFFVNRLIDVPIENRLYSVELSTGVATEISICPPYLAPDNAPDLQYLDMAEDANGNLWFVTGTGALYRYEPSTGDCKYKGTFGQVINALEADVLGHLYAAGNQNGICTLLRYDIASQVFSTIGDFNPGVYSSGDLFYFENRLFLCCMNDSMTAGSLVEVNVVTPSQSCGVMELGPVLPFGAFTLTTGGVSQPYLVSYEGPASFSVRALDVTNETVGSVLFSLPFTVVGAARFYPQSNTPLPCFTGLPDFDRSDCLQLTNPVRERIAITTDLQPEFIDGSLLYDATGRVVKRSGAGQVPDFDVSAIEEGMYFLEVHLADGSRCGKTVIVRR
- the trmD gene encoding tRNA (guanosine(37)-N1)-methyltransferase TrmD, which codes for MRIDIITVLPELLRSPFEGSIMKRAIQKGLVEVHIHNLRDYTTQKQKSVDDYQFGGGAGMVMMIQPIDDCITKLKSERTYDEIIYMTPDGETLNQQMANRMSSYENIIILCGHYKGVDQRVRDHFITKEISIGDYVLSGGELGALVLSDALIRLIPGVLSDETSALTDSFQDNLLAPPVYTRPAEYKGWKVPEVLLSGHAAKIEQWREEMAYTHTKERRPDLLEKG
- the rplS gene encoding 50S ribosomal protein L19, which produces MADLMTFVENEFIAKKDFPEFSAGDTITVYYEIKEGEKTRTQFFKGVVIQRRGSGLTETFTIRKMSGAVGVERIFPVNLPALQKIEINKKGHVRRARIFYFRELTGKKAKIKDKRM
- a CDS encoding cyclopropane-fatty-acyl-phospholipid synthase family protein, yielding MPETTENWFASWFDTPYYHILYKNRDYTEAQLFIDTITQYLNLEPGSRVLDLACGKGRHSIYLNQLGYDVTGVDLSANNIAEASRSANDTLRFERHDMREPFPGKFEAVFNLFTSFGYFDDDNDNLRTLRAIQQNLTESGLAVIDFMNVEAVLPHLVPEETKTIDGIDFHIRKAFDGRYILKHIDFTADNQSYSFTEKVRAFTLADFEAMIEETGSYLLDVFGDYKLRKYHKSESPRLILVFK
- a CDS encoding ZIP family metal transporter, which translates into the protein MRYLLPFLAVILGYTGMLFFRPEHRVGLKLLLAFSGSFLLSVTVLHLIPEVYVGATNYLIPGLCIMGGILLQIVLEFFSQGAEHGHTHGHGRMAHIPWALFASLCLHAFLEGLAVNDNQMAIGIAVHHLPIALILTGFFLNSHLAKPAIFLFMLTFAAMTPLGTFLATQLPEGLGDLHRPLMALVIGVLFHISSTIIFEASENHKFNLAKTGMILLGIGLAAFL